One Streptomyces sp. NBC_00554 DNA segment encodes these proteins:
- a CDS encoding MBL fold metallo-hydrolase: protein MSELDSSTNRRSFLARSAKIAAVPALAAVAGGVLAEPAAAASTELPDYAPIPASALGPAVNAQGYYVGRIKRNLYWVTDSTYQAAFLTTKEGVVLFDAPPTIGHNLQRAINEIAAANGTSNKVTHIVYSHHHADHLGASSLFGRHVERIGHVENRRLLLRDNDPTRPAPNVTFERHKTLRVGGERIELFHKGTNHSADNIYIHFPDHDALMLVDIVLPGWVPFQNLNINEDVQGAIAAPGKALEYPWTHYIGGHMGRLGTRRDMTVHQQYVDDIVDGVKKAMANVDPTPFFTKYGNNTWAGVKTYQDAQAEYAAAPVIKKYTGVLAAADVYTASHAFTILESIRLDLGYGSQVHA, encoded by the coding sequence ATGTCTGAGCTCGATTCCTCCACGAACCGTCGTTCGTTCCTGGCCAGGTCAGCGAAGATCGCGGCCGTACCGGCGCTCGCCGCCGTGGCCGGCGGTGTCCTCGCCGAGCCGGCCGCCGCGGCCTCCACCGAACTGCCGGACTACGCCCCGATCCCCGCCTCGGCACTCGGCCCCGCGGTCAACGCCCAGGGCTATTACGTCGGCCGGATCAAGCGGAACCTGTACTGGGTCACCGACTCCACCTACCAGGCCGCGTTCCTGACGACCAAGGAAGGCGTCGTACTGTTCGACGCGCCTCCGACCATCGGGCACAACCTGCAGCGCGCCATCAACGAGATCGCCGCCGCCAACGGCACCTCCAACAAGGTCACCCACATCGTCTACTCCCACCACCACGCCGACCATCTCGGGGCCTCGTCCCTGTTCGGCCGTCACGTGGAGCGGATCGGCCACGTTGAGAACCGCCGGCTGCTGCTGCGCGACAACGACCCGACGCGCCCGGCACCCAACGTCACCTTCGAGCGCCACAAGACCCTGCGCGTCGGCGGGGAGCGCATCGAACTGTTCCACAAGGGCACCAACCACAGCGCCGACAACATCTACATCCACTTCCCGGACCACGACGCCCTCATGCTCGTCGACATCGTCCTGCCCGGCTGGGTGCCGTTCCAGAACCTCAACATCAACGAGGACGTCCAGGGGGCCATCGCCGCGCCGGGCAAGGCCCTCGAGTACCCGTGGACCCACTACATCGGCGGGCACATGGGGCGCCTCGGCACCCGTCGCGACATGACCGTCCACCAGCAGTACGTCGACGACATCGTCGACGGGGTCAAGAAGGCGATGGCCAACGTCGACCCGACCCCGTTCTTCACCAAGTACGGCAACAACACCTGGGCAGGCGTCAAGACCTACCAGGACGCCCAGGCCGAGTACGCCGCCGCCCCGGTCATCAAGAAGTACACCGGCGTCCTGGCCGCCGCCGACGTCTACACCGCCAGCCACGCCTTCACCATCCTCGAGTCCATCCGCCTCGACCTCGGCTACGGCTCCCAGGTCCACGCCTGA